A window of Microcoleus sp. FACHB-831 contains these coding sequences:
- a CDS encoding KGK domain-containing protein translates to MDNKFYPLDCDDDVLLFNQSTFLVGRFKELVQEEWRNKFNWGQNNQTITDIFKALSIGGVYLSSGEIIWNSSSEGIKCQILKVGAKGWEEGKFRTQVSITHIPHPQLSQSEITEIKRLFLYKKRHFPSQKRFQPR, encoded by the coding sequence ATGGATAATAAATTCTACCCCCTCGACTGTGATGATGATGTCTTGTTATTCAATCAATCTACGTTTTTAGTAGGTAGATTCAAAGAATTAGTTCAGGAAGAGTGGCGCAACAAATTTAATTGGGGTCAAAACAACCAAACAATTACAGATATTTTTAAGGCGCTATCAATTGGCGGAGTATATCTAAGTTCTGGTGAAATTATATGGAACTCTTCTAGTGAAGGTATAAAGTGTCAAATTCTAAAAGTTGGTGCTAAAGGCTGGGAAGAAGGAAAATTTAGAACTCAAGTATCTATAACCCACATTCCGCACCCACAACTGTCACAATCGGAAATTACGGAGATAAAAAGGCTATTTTTGTATAAAAAGAGACATTTTCCTTCACAAAAGAGATTCCAGCCGCGATGA
- a CDS encoding HAD family hydrolase, with amino-acid sequence MEREDRVKQPKVIFADAVGTLFGVRGNVGEVYGAIAARFGVSASSDTLDKAFYQAFAASEPLVFPGSTPEEIPDCEFEWWQTIALRTFHQAGVLNQFSDFYAFFEELYAHFATAEPWFVYPDVLMALENWQSRGIQLGVVSNFDSRIYSVLKALDLAEFFTSVTICSEVGAAKPDPQIFAAALQKHSCEPTEAWHIGDSYKEDYEGAKAAGVRGIWLKRNS; translated from the coding sequence ATGGAACGCGAAGATAGGGTGAAGCAACCCAAAGTAATTTTTGCCGATGCTGTCGGCACGCTGTTTGGCGTCAGGGGTAATGTGGGTGAAGTTTATGGGGCGATCGCTGCTCGGTTTGGCGTCTCAGCTTCATCTGACACCTTAGATAAAGCATTCTACCAAGCTTTCGCAGCGTCGGAACCGTTGGTATTTCCAGGCTCGACACCAGAAGAAATACCCGATTGCGAATTTGAGTGGTGGCAAACAATCGCACTTCGCACGTTTCATCAGGCAGGCGTCCTGAACCAATTTTCAGACTTTTATGCTTTTTTTGAGGAACTTTACGCCCACTTTGCCACAGCCGAACCTTGGTTTGTTTATCCTGATGTCCTAATGGCTCTGGAAAATTGGCAAAGTCGCGGTATTCAGTTGGGTGTAGTTTCTAATTTCGATTCGCGTATTTACTCTGTTTTGAAGGCTTTAGATTTAGCTGAGTTTTTCACTTCAGTAACAATTTGTTCCGAAGTTGGAGCGGCAAAACCAGATCCGCAAATTTTCGCGGCGGCATTGCAGAAACATAGCTGCGAACCAACAGAAGCATGGCATATTGGCGACAGCTATAAAGAAGATTATGAGGGAGCCAAAGCCGCTGGAGTTAGGGGAATTTGGCTAAAGCGAAATAGTTAG
- a CDS encoding NAD(P)/FAD-dependent oxidoreductase, with translation MTQQPARICILGGGFGGLYTALRLSQLPWEKPEKPEIVLVDRSDRFVFTPLLYELLTGELETWEIAPPFPEILANTGVRFCQGVVSGIDIDERRVQLQDGPEIPYDRLVLALGGETPLDMVQGAAQYAYTFRSLTDAYRLEEKLRILEESNADKIRVAIAGAGYCGVELACKLAERLGERGRLRLIEQSDMILRTSTDFNRESARKALEARGVWIDLDTTIESISPDGISLLYKGQVDSIPVDLLVWTVGTRVASQVSELPLKHNQRGQLTTTTTLQAVDHPEIFALGDLADCLDADGQLVPNTAQTAFQQSDYTAWNIWASLTDRPLLPFRYQPLGEMMTLGTDNATLTGLGMGLKLDGQMAYLARRLAYLYRMPTLNHQLKVGFNWIAKPLLDLLSN, from the coding sequence ATGACCCAGCAACCTGCACGCATTTGTATTCTCGGTGGAGGCTTTGGCGGTCTCTACACTGCTCTACGTTTGAGCCAGTTACCTTGGGAAAAGCCAGAAAAACCCGAAATTGTTCTGGTCGATCGCAGCGATCGCTTTGTATTCACCCCCCTACTATACGAACTCCTCACTGGCGAGCTGGAAACGTGGGAAATTGCCCCTCCATTTCCAGAAATTTTAGCCAATACGGGCGTGCGCTTCTGTCAAGGCGTTGTGTCTGGAATTGATATAGACGAACGACGGGTGCAGTTGCAGGATGGCCCAGAAATACCTTATGACCGCTTGGTGCTGGCGCTGGGTGGAGAGACGCCCCTGGATATGGTGCAAGGGGCGGCGCAGTATGCGTACACTTTCCGCAGCCTCACCGACGCCTATCGCCTAGAAGAAAAGCTACGAATTTTGGAAGAGTCAAACGCCGATAAAATTAGAGTGGCGATCGCCGGAGCTGGTTACTGTGGAGTTGAGCTAGCTTGCAAACTGGCAGAGCGTTTGGGAGAACGAGGAAGACTGCGCTTAATTGAACAAAGCGATATGATTCTCCGCACATCGACCGACTTTAACCGCGAAAGCGCCCGCAAAGCCTTGGAAGCGCGGGGTGTCTGGATCGATTTAGACACAACAATTGAGTCAATTTCGCCAGACGGAATCTCGCTTTTGTACAAAGGACAAGTAGACTCCATCCCCGTCGATTTGCTAGTGTGGACCGTTGGAACGCGAGTCGCAAGCCAAGTAAGCGAGCTTCCCCTCAAGCACAATCAACGCGGTCAACTCACCACTACAACTACGCTGCAAGCGGTTGACCATCCAGAAATCTTTGCTCTAGGCGACTTGGCTGATTGCCTTGATGCGGATGGGCAACTCGTACCCAACACCGCACAGACGGCTTTTCAGCAGTCCGATTATACTGCGTGGAATATCTGGGCATCGCTCACAGACCGTCCTTTGTTGCCTTTCCGCTACCAGCCTCTAGGGGAGATGATGACGTTAGGGACTGATAATGCAACACTCACAGGCTTGGGAATGGGATTGAAGCTTGATGGTCAGATGGCCTACCTTGCGCGTCGTCTGGCTTATCTGTATCGCATGCCGACGCTCAACCACCAGCTAAAAGTTGGATTTAATTGGATTGCCAAACCGTTGTTGGATCTGCTCTCCAATTAG
- a CDS encoding GNAT family N-acetyltransferase, producing MSDRTSYLVQNDTITIRLMQDDLQNYQLMEKWLTDEKVLEFYGGRDNPYPLEKLIEEYQPLARGEDPVKPCIVSYKNVNIGYLQYCSLTDLSSEERQTYGLGETVDTYAIDLFIGETNYWNQGIGTQVLSTFLTYLFEELQAVKVVIDPETWNTRAIRCYEKCGFMKVKLLPSHELHEGKYRDSWLMAIERAKSVD from the coding sequence ATGAGCGATCGCACCTCCTATCTTGTTCAAAACGACACAATTACCATTCGTCTTATGCAAGACGATTTGCAAAATTATCAGTTAATGGAAAAATGGCTAACTGATGAAAAAGTATTGGAATTTTATGGGGGAAGAGACAATCCTTACCCGTTAGAAAAACTTATAGAAGAATATCAACCCCTAGCGCGGGGGGAAGACCCAGTAAAACCCTGCATTGTTTCATATAAAAATGTCAACATCGGTTATTTACAGTATTGTTCGCTAACAGACCTATCATCCGAAGAGAGGCAGACATATGGCCTTGGAGAAACAGTTGATACCTATGCCATCGACTTGTTCATTGGCGAGACAAACTATTGGAATCAGGGTATCGGCACGCAAGTGCTTTCCACTTTTTTAACCTATCTGTTTGAAGAGCTGCAAGCTGTTAAAGTTGTCATAGACCCGGAAACGTGGAACACCCGCGCCATCCGCTGCTACGAAAAATGCGGCTTTATGAAAGTTAAACTACTGCCCTCACATGAACTCCACGAGGGAAAATATCGCGATAGCTGGCTGATGGCTATAGAACGGGCAAAATCAGTAGACTGA
- a CDS encoding phytanoyl-CoA dioxygenase family protein — MIILPEKTALTSLGYELDCSSDAFGALTDSSDLLNEPDKLRLRMQEEGYLYLRALINPEEVWRSRQEIAELLAADGCLEPGFPLLDCVAKPGLKMSFRPDLATESQALKNLLYTGRMMEFYQKFLGGNVRNFDFTWLRAVAPGIGTYPHCDIVYMGRGTHELYTTWTPLGDVSLEMGGLMILENSHRLESIKNGYGRKDVDSYCANHNTAQLYARGEKWWNGALSKNPVSLRKKYGGRWLTTNFKAGDVLIFGMFTIHGSLDNHSEQIRLSSDSRYQLSSQPIDERWVGVNPIAHSSAGKRGRIC; from the coding sequence ATGATAATCTTACCTGAGAAAACTGCCCTAACTTCTTTAGGTTACGAACTTGATTGCAGTTCCGATGCTTTTGGCGCGTTAACCGATTCCTCAGATTTACTCAACGAACCGGATAAACTGCGCTTGCGAATGCAAGAGGAAGGCTACCTATATCTCCGCGCACTTATAAATCCCGAAGAAGTTTGGCGATCGCGCCAGGAAATTGCCGAATTATTAGCCGCTGATGGTTGTTTAGAACCTGGTTTTCCCCTTTTAGATTGCGTGGCAAAACCAGGCTTAAAAATGAGTTTTCGTCCCGATTTAGCAACTGAAAGTCAGGCGCTGAAAAACCTGCTTTATACTGGCAGAATGATGGAATTTTATCAAAAATTTTTAGGCGGAAACGTCCGAAATTTTGATTTTACTTGGCTGAGAGCAGTCGCACCTGGAATAGGGACTTATCCTCATTGCGATATCGTCTACATGGGACGGGGAACCCACGAACTTTATACGACTTGGACGCCTCTAGGAGATGTTTCTCTAGAGATGGGAGGACTGATGATTTTGGAAAATTCCCATCGTCTAGAAAGTATTAAAAACGGCTATGGGCGCAAAGATGTTGATAGCTATTGTGCAAATCATAATACTGCACAATTGTACGCAAGGGGTGAAAAATGGTGGAATGGAGCGTTATCAAAAAATCCAGTTTCCTTACGCAAAAAATACGGAGGACGCTGGCTAACTACCAATTTTAAAGCTGGAGATGTTTTGATATTTGGGATGTTTACAATTCATGGGAGTTTAGATAATCACTCGGAACAAATTCGCCTTTCTTCAGATAGCCGCTATCAACTTTCATCGCAACCAATCGATGAAAGGTGGGTGGGTGTAAATCCTATTGCCCACTCTTCAGCAGGTAAGCGGGGGCGTATATGTTAA
- a CDS encoding DUF655 domain-containing protein, whose protein sequence is MHLLSPTHQRLGYALLLSLTLLACKSAEPKSLRPTPLPQDSLVQVYFNHSQSADYVEPYRRQKRPGDDLEQLLVDAIANAKSTVDVAVQELRLPKIAKALVERKKAGVKVRVILENTYIRPISSFTTVEVAKLPQREQARYKEVYKLADSNGDNQLSPDEINQGDALAMLRNAAIPIIDDSADGSKGSDLMHHKFVVVDNRNLIVTSANFTTSDIHGDFASPSSLGNANNLLKIDNSELADMFTQEFNLMWGDGPGGKPDSKFGVKKPYRPVQQVTVGNTTITVQFSPTSTAQPWSESANGLIGKTLNAANQSVDMALFVFSEQRLANILETENQGGVQIRALIEPDFAFRNYSEALDMMGVALSNKCKYEPNNRTWQQPITTVGIPQLPKGDLLHHKFGVIDGQTVITGSHNWSVAANNGNDETVLVIKNKTVAEHFEREFTRLYGNAQLGLPDVVKKKIEAQQKQCATSTTAPSPSPTNVSTPGLTENDIIQKVNLNTASQQELEALPGVGPKLAKQIIQARQQKPFTSLADLDKVPGVGPSLLEKLRGRVTW, encoded by the coding sequence ATGCATCTGCTTTCCCCAACTCACCAGCGGCTTGGTTACGCTTTGCTGTTGTCTCTGACTCTTCTGGCTTGTAAATCTGCCGAGCCAAAGAGCCTGCGTCCTACTCCTCTGCCTCAAGATTCTTTGGTGCAGGTATACTTCAATCACTCGCAGTCTGCCGACTATGTAGAGCCATATCGTCGGCAAAAACGACCGGGAGATGACTTAGAGCAACTTCTTGTGGATGCGATCGCGAATGCCAAATCTACAGTAGATGTGGCAGTTCAAGAGTTGCGCTTACCGAAGATTGCCAAGGCGCTAGTTGAGCGCAAGAAAGCTGGCGTCAAGGTGCGGGTTATTTTGGAAAATACTTATATTCGCCCCATTAGTAGTTTTACAACAGTTGAAGTGGCGAAACTGCCGCAAAGAGAGCAAGCGCGATACAAAGAAGTTTATAAGTTAGCTGACAGCAACGGCGATAATCAACTCAGCCCCGATGAAATTAACCAAGGTGATGCCTTGGCAATGCTGCGAAATGCCGCTATCCCCATAATTGACGATAGCGCTGACGGTTCCAAAGGCAGCGACTTGATGCATCACAAATTTGTTGTTGTCGATAATCGCAACCTGATCGTTACTTCAGCCAATTTCACCACATCGGACATTCACGGAGATTTTGCCTCTCCCAGCAGTTTAGGTAATGCCAACAACCTGCTAAAAATTGACAATTCCGAATTAGCAGATATGTTCACCCAAGAATTTAACTTAATGTGGGGTGATGGGCCAGGAGGCAAGCCAGATAGTAAATTTGGAGTAAAAAAACCATATCGACCAGTGCAGCAAGTCACTGTTGGCAATACAACAATAACCGTGCAGTTTTCCCCCACATCTACAGCGCAACCTTGGAGCGAGAGTGCTAACGGCTTGATTGGTAAAACATTGAACGCAGCCAACCAATCTGTTGATATGGCATTGTTTGTATTCTCAGAGCAACGTTTGGCTAATATTTTGGAAACCGAAAATCAAGGCGGCGTGCAGATACGAGCTTTAATCGAGCCAGATTTTGCCTTTAGAAATTATAGCGAAGCCTTAGATATGATGGGGGTTGCGCTGAGTAATAAATGCAAATACGAACCTAACAACCGTACTTGGCAACAGCCAATTACAACTGTTGGCATACCCCAGTTACCAAAAGGCGATTTATTGCATCACAAATTTGGTGTTATAGATGGACAAACTGTTATTACTGGTTCGCACAATTGGTCAGTGGCTGCCAACAACGGGAATGATGAGACAGTTTTGGTAATTAAGAATAAAACTGTAGCCGAGCATTTTGAGCGCGAATTTACCCGACTTTATGGTAATGCTCAGCTAGGATTACCAGATGTTGTTAAGAAAAAGATTGAGGCGCAGCAGAAGCAGTGTGCGACTTCTACAACAGCGCCTAGCCCCTCTCCAACTAATGTAAGTACACCGGGATTAACTGAAAATGATATTATTCAGAAAGTCAATCTCAACACTGCAAGCCAACAAGAATTAGAAGCATTGCCGGGGGTGGGGCCAAAGTTAGCAAAACAGATTATTCAAGCGCGTCAGCAGAAACCTTTTACTTCTTTAGCAGACCTCGATAAAGTGCCTGGAGTGGGGCCAAGTTTGCTGGAAAAATTGCGCGGTCGCGTCACTTGGTAG
- a CDS encoding cysteine desulfurase family protein gives MQIYLDYSATTPPRSEAIAAMQASLTQTWGNPSSLHEWGQRAATVLELARIQVAGLINAPAESIIFTSGGTEADNLAIMGVARCYSTPQHVIISSIEHSAIAETARLLELWGWEVTRLPVDVKGRVNPSDLEAALQPNTVLVSIIYGQSEVGTLQPIEELGNIARSHGVLFHTDAVQVAGRLPIDVQHLPVDMLSLSSHKIYGPAGAGALYVRPGVELVPLLCGGGQEMRSRSGTQAVPIIAGFGVAAELAAQEMPTETPRLIRLREQLFDALADTPSLIPTGDRYHRLPHHVSFYVQHADGEKISGKTLVRQLNLAGIAISAGAACNSGKLNPSPILLAMGFSDSAAKTGIRLTLGRDTTEADVDWAAMVLKQILRRLMPELVLARR, from the coding sequence ATGCAAATTTATTTAGACTATAGCGCTACAACACCGCCGCGATCGGAAGCGATCGCAGCTATGCAAGCATCACTCACGCAAACCTGGGGGAATCCTTCGAGCTTACACGAGTGGGGACAACGGGCGGCAACGGTTCTGGAATTAGCCAGAATTCAGGTAGCTGGGCTAATTAACGCTCCGGCAGAGTCTATAATTTTCACGAGTGGCGGCACGGAGGCGGACAACTTGGCGATTATGGGTGTCGCCCGATGTTACAGTACGCCGCAGCACGTCATTATTTCCAGTATCGAGCATTCAGCGATCGCAGAAACAGCACGGTTGCTGGAGTTGTGGGGATGGGAAGTAACTCGCTTGCCCGTAGATGTCAAAGGACGGGTTAATCCCAGTGACTTAGAAGCAGCGTTGCAACCCAACACGGTTCTGGTTTCTATTATTTACGGTCAAAGTGAAGTTGGTACGCTGCAACCGATTGAGGAACTGGGAAATATTGCCCGTTCTCATGGTGTGTTGTTCCACACCGATGCAGTTCAAGTTGCAGGGCGCTTGCCTATAGATGTGCAGCATTTGCCCGTCGATATGCTATCGCTTTCCAGCCACAAAATTTATGGCCCTGCGGGTGCTGGGGCATTGTACGTGCGTCCGGGTGTGGAGTTAGTCCCTTTGTTGTGCGGGGGGGGACAAGAAATGCGATCGCGTTCTGGTACGCAAGCTGTACCAATTATTGCTGGTTTTGGTGTCGCTGCTGAGTTGGCGGCGCAAGAAATGCCAACAGAAACACCGAGATTAATTCGGTTGCGAGAACAGTTGTTCGATGCCTTAGCTGACACGCCAAGTTTAATTCCAACAGGCGATCGCTACCATCGCTTACCCCACCACGTCAGTTTCTATGTGCAACACGCCGATGGTGAAAAAATCAGCGGCAAAACTCTAGTGCGACAGTTGAATTTAGCAGGAATTGCTATTAGTGCTGGTGCAGCTTGCAACAGCGGCAAACTTAACCCAAGTCCTATACTGCTAGCGATGGGATTCAGCGACTCTGCTGCTAAAACAGGAATTCGCCTTACTTTGGGACGAGACACGACTGAAGCTGATGTAGACTGGGCTGCGATGGTTTTGAAGCAAATTTTGCGAAGATTAATGCCAGAATTAGTCTTAGCGAGACGTTAA
- a CDS encoding DNA methylase — MAFTVEQPSNSYLHVEGDIPLDITQGTFVSVTRKTPLKIYSLGFQPAKTIPEIPRWFLQKYANSPFTVLEPFAGSGTTIIEALKHGSSIYWLDYHPLSRLICGVKTTDFSPLEVLEETSKIIVGVKDHVLAPETVNFANKDFWFQKPVQEGLEILKAHIVKARESTQPLLWLAFASTVRKTSNMNDGMLLAARRSHVEEIPQRARADVFRYFQYYVDKAIDAVVEWKTYLQLTKAKSEELNFSDAKTLQGEFICDAIVTSPPYINAIDYVWAAKFELHWLGMVKSDRDRLNLYSREIGTERIPREECNSLGKTGNQCLDRLIEDIYTGSKYKATRGQNELRARVVYKYFNDMRSHFASSFSHLQTGGYYCFSIGDVSRICGVDIPVASLLTEIATEVGFREKFHFHLLLKNRRLNLPRNVDWAGTIKHDTTVILEKPAL; from the coding sequence ATGGCATTTACAGTCGAACAGCCGTCCAATTCCTACTTGCATGTTGAAGGAGATATTCCACTCGATATAACTCAAGGAACGTTTGTTTCTGTTACTAGAAAGACTCCCCTTAAAATTTACTCGCTTGGTTTTCAACCCGCCAAGACAATCCCAGAAATTCCTCGCTGGTTTTTGCAGAAGTATGCCAATTCGCCGTTTACTGTACTAGAGCCATTCGCTGGCTCTGGCACTACGATAATTGAAGCTCTGAAACATGGCTCGTCAATCTATTGGCTAGACTATCACCCCCTTAGCCGCCTAATTTGTGGCGTCAAAACCACTGATTTTTCACCCCTAGAAGTTCTAGAGGAAACATCAAAAATTATTGTCGGGGTCAAGGATCATGTCTTAGCACCAGAAACGGTAAACTTTGCCAATAAAGATTTCTGGTTTCAAAAGCCAGTGCAAGAGGGGCTTGAAATCCTCAAAGCTCATATTGTTAAAGCTAGAGAAAGCACTCAGCCCTTACTGTGGCTGGCATTTGCATCGACGGTCAGAAAAACATCAAATATGAATGATGGGATGCTGCTGGCGGCTCGACGCTCTCATGTTGAGGAGATACCGCAACGCGCTCGGGCTGATGTTTTTAGATACTTTCAATACTACGTTGATAAAGCAATTGATGCAGTTGTTGAATGGAAGACTTATTTGCAGTTAACGAAGGCCAAGTCTGAAGAGTTAAATTTCTCAGATGCAAAAACTCTTCAAGGGGAATTTATATGCGATGCAATTGTCACGTCGCCGCCTTACATCAATGCTATAGATTATGTGTGGGCTGCCAAATTTGAGCTTCATTGGCTGGGAATGGTTAAAAGCGATCGCGATAGGCTGAACTTATATTCCAGAGAGATTGGCACAGAAAGAATACCCAGAGAAGAATGCAACTCACTTGGCAAAACTGGCAATCAATGTCTCGATCGGTTAATAGAAGATATCTATACAGGTAGCAAGTACAAAGCAACGCGGGGGCAGAACGAACTGAGGGCAAGAGTTGTTTATAAATACTTTAACGATATGAGAAGCCACTTTGCTAGTAGTTTTTCACATCTGCAAACGGGTGGATATTACTGCTTTTCAATAGGTGACGTGAGTCGGATTTGCGGGGTTGATATTCCAGTTGCTTCACTTCTAACTGAGATAGCCACTGAAGTTGGTTTTAGGGAGAAATTTCATTTTCATCTGCTATTGAAAAATCGCAGACTAAATCTTCCTAGAAACGTAGATTGGGCTGGGACTATCAAACACGACACGACTGTGATTTTGGAAAAGCCAGCCTTATGA
- a CDS encoding restriction endonuclease: protein MNPNEIDNALERIIQQYSVSFAAKLFIEESLEEDDLMRVFGLNQEIKAENKQYWGRELGKCWERIVIALCRQRCDNFSAAIREGQDELCDLVIGLDAIDTKYRIGSGDSGTLKKFRQYAVRLRQMGYNPVLLILRSDSLSQAINACRMGGWTIRAGTETYEYLRSSTGFDLESWLKVRRDRYNIRP from the coding sequence ATGAACCCTAATGAAATTGATAATGCCTTAGAGAGGATAATCCAACAGTACAGCGTGTCTTTTGCAGCCAAATTATTTATTGAGGAATCTTTAGAAGAAGACGATCTGATGCGCGTGTTCGGTTTAAATCAAGAAATTAAAGCGGAAAATAAACAGTATTGGGGAAGAGAGTTAGGAAAGTGTTGGGAGCGCATAGTAATTGCTCTGTGCAGACAAAGATGTGATAATTTCAGCGCTGCAATTCGAGAAGGGCAAGATGAACTTTGCGATCTTGTTATTGGACTGGATGCCATTGATACAAAATATAGGATTGGTTCTGGGGATTCAGGAACTTTGAAGAAGTTCAGACAGTATGCAGTTAGATTGCGTCAAATGGGGTACAACCCAGTTTTACTGATACTCAGGAGTGATAGTTTGTCCCAAGCTATCAATGCTTGCAGGATGGGTGGTTGGACAATAAGGGCAGGTACTGAGACTTACGAATACCTGCGATCTTCTACTGGATTCGATTTGGAATCGTGGTTGAAAGTAAGACGCGATCGCTATAATATCAGACCCTAA
- a CDS encoding DUF1995 family protein, translated as MAELPKTLEESIAQASVATKAAIEAGYSRLQVDFVYPEIALQAQSIAEQFIPAFEDFGSGLKVLFPDAGAAALARRDWGEIPFKIQDIGIGRTPVEDKIQPEDQVFLLVGPSAVELAQVEKLCQIADSRPVILLNPRLEDIGTIGIGYAGRQIRDRFLKTFESSYYLRPLEGAAIYRCYPSRWQVWLENSEDYELIAEEPQRPVSDRLDEILGKVTDNGETPKPKKQGLFASMQQFLRALSR; from the coding sequence ATGGCTGAACTACCCAAGACACTAGAAGAATCGATCGCGCAAGCCAGCGTTGCAACAAAAGCCGCCATTGAAGCGGGTTACTCCCGGCTACAGGTTGACTTTGTATACCCAGAAATCGCCCTCCAAGCGCAGTCAATAGCTGAACAATTCATCCCAGCATTTGAAGACTTCGGTTCTGGGCTGAAAGTTTTATTTCCCGATGCTGGTGCTGCCGCCCTTGCCCGCCGCGACTGGGGCGAGATTCCCTTTAAAATTCAAGACATCGGCATCGGCAGAACCCCCGTAGAGGATAAAATTCAGCCAGAAGACCAAGTTTTTCTGCTCGTTGGCCCCAGTGCAGTAGAATTAGCTCAAGTCGAAAAACTCTGTCAAATTGCAGACTCGCGCCCTGTAATTCTACTTAACCCCCGCTTGGAAGATATAGGCACTATTGGCATAGGATATGCAGGTAGGCAAATACGCGATCGCTTCCTCAAGACGTTTGAATCCTCCTACTACCTTAGACCCCTAGAAGGTGCGGCTATATACCGCTGCTACCCGTCTCGTTGGCAAGTCTGGCTGGAAAACAGCGAGGATTACGAACTTATTGCCGAAGAACCGCAAAGGCCCGTTAGCGACAGACTTGACGAAATATTGGGTAAAGTTACCGACAACGGCGAGACGCCAAAACCCAAGAAACAAGGGCTATTCGCCAGCATGCAACAGTTCTTGCGTGCCCTAAGCCGATAG